The genomic window TGTCACAATGACAGGTGAGGCAGAGCCCCACGTCCTTGCCTGATTATCTATCTATCCGGGTCGAGGCAATGAGAATGGGTCAACACATTTGCATGAGGTCTCTCTCTTGAGCTCTGCTGGGATGGTTCCCATTTTCTTCCACCAGGTCAAAGCAATCAATAAAAACGGTCATACATAATAGCTATTGTCTGTCAAAAGCGCACTTAAGTCTTTTACCCTATTGGTCTAAAAATGGAGAAATAGGTGTTTTTTTTGGCCCATCACTATTACTGTCTGGATGCCCTGTGGCAGGCACCATGCTGCCTCTCACAGGCCAGATTTACTATGACATCTGGGTCGTGTCCAATTGTCAGGTGTTCGGTGCTGTTGGTCATCACGAGTAGAGTTCCTGACACGTCTGTGTGCTTCAGCATCACACTGCGTTGTGGTCGTACTACATTGTCCAACAATGCTTGAAGAAAAGGATGAGAGTTGAATAATGAGTCCATTTTATTGTTTCAGAACACAGCAGGCTACagcaaccaccaccaccaccgcccccccccccctctttttgtAACAGACTAATAacagccctccctccctccgtccatCAGCCAGGCCAGCTACACCCCCTTTGGAATAGCAGAGACACCTTAGTGTCCACCTTTAAAGCAAGAAAATAGCTCGATATTTGGACCACAACTTCCAATGTTTTATACAAAAGCTACACAATGTTACAATGCAAATGATTCACTCTAGTGTTTTGGACACCATTTAAAATGTGGTCATGTACATTACTTGGATGGAGCATTATCaccaaaaacaaaccaaaacactagcccagaccaaaaaaaaaaaaagaaactataaaactgcaaacaaaacaaatgagtctAACTTTGAAGAATGATAAATCAATGAAAACAAGCGAGCTAAAAGCATTTTGTACCATTACAGATTTCAGGgctaaatgtaaaaacaaagaataaaaatggaaaagtaCATAAAAAGggtatttcaaaaaacaaaaccgagatcCAAATCCATGTGTGGCATCGGGATTTCAAGTCAACCGACCATCTACTGGTTAAAACCAGAAGCGAACTTTGTCCCAATGGAGCCCCTGTAGACAGGATGGGTCATCGTCAGGCACTTTCTAAACCCCGCCTCCTCCATGTGGGAGAATCAAGATGCAGGTTCATCCAGATCACATAATACAGCTGAAAAGAGAGGAGATGAGTTGAGTAAGATGTTACAAGGACTACTCGAGCAGCACGCAAGTTGGCCATTAGGAGCGCAGAAGGGAGCATGCAGCAGCCTCATCTAGTGCCGTCAGTGGGGCGGGTCAGGTCAGGTCGGGCTGCAGCTTACCTAGTAGGAAGTGTTGAGTTATGTTGCTCTTGGTATTTACAAGTCTGTGTCAAACCAGGCCAGTTGGTTGGAGTCACCAGGTGGGAGGCCTTCAATCAGTTCCTGGGAGTGTCCCAGGTCAGGAAGCCCCTCTACCGCAGGGTAGTCCTGACCGGGGTGGTGGCCCCCGCCCAAATCGTGCTCCATCATGGGCTCCATGCCCATCGAGTCGGCGCCGTAAGCTGCCGAGTGGAAGGAACGGTAGCTTGGGTCTGCTCGGGGGGAGGCCGGGCAACCGGGCAACCGGGCGGgcgggacggagggagggagggagggagaagcaGAGCGGCTGTTAGAAGCATGTTAACAAACCAAGCGCTCGCTCACACAGCAAGTAGTAGGTACTAGCAACACAGCAAAAACACCACAAGCAcacgccccccccaaaaaaaaaaaaaaaaaccccgcaaGCCTTCTTTCGACCTGAATGAGTCAGCATCTAACTTCTCTTGCAAATGCCGCGACAGTGGAGCGATGGGACTGAGGTCATTTGAAAGGCATTCAGGTGGCTTACCTTCTTGCCTGTAGGCCAGAGGCTCTCCCTGAGCGCCGATGTCCAGACCAAGCTCTGCGGTCTGCAGATGCAGGAGACTTGCATAAGCCTTACTACACACAGAAGCGTTCAACAAAACACTATCCCCGCTTCCTACTTCGTTCCAGGCCATTGGTTCCGTCCTGAAGAGTGAGCTGGTGAGCTCCACTGAGAGGCGTTTCTTGTAGTCTTGAGGTTTGTCCTCGGACATACGGAACAGAACCGCTGCTGCGTACGTGGCTGAGAAGAGACGGCGACGGGTTATCGAGGTACGGCATTGGTTGACCACGCAACACGATTTTGCAGGTATAGTATTGCATCCCCTCAAAGCCATGGTTGGGACATACCGACGCCTTCGTTGCGACTGTGCAAGAGCTCCGTGAGCGGGGCGGTGGCTCCCTCCGCCTCGATGGCCTCAGCGGCTTCTTTGTCCTGAGCCAGTTCGCACAGGACGCCCGCTGCCACGCGCTGGATGTTCTCGATGGGAGAATACAAGAGCTGCACGCAGAGAGATGCCATCTTAAGGGTTAGGGTCACCGGGCCAGGTCAGACAGCAACACGAGTCATGGAACTTTTCATCTCACCTGTACAAAGAGCGGAATTGTGTTCAGCCCTCGGACGACTATTCTGTTGTGGACGTCTCTGGCCAGGATGTGAAGGGCTCCGGTGCAACCCTCCACGATCTCCTCCATGCGAACTCCCTCCTAAAAATACAACAGATGGCGTAAAAGCTGTGCCACGGTTTTCTGCGAGTAGACAGGCTCATCTCGTGGCGCTCGCGCGTTCAAGCTGCTCACCACAAACTGCTGCTGGGTGCCACCCATGCTGGTGCGTCTCTGCGTGTCCTGGTGTGCTCGGACCAGCAGCTGAACCAGTCTGGGAATGGCTCCCTGCTCCCTCAAAGGCGCGTGGTTGGCAGGGCACAGCGCCAGGTTACGGATCAGACCCACTGTCGCCTGGGTGGGGGGAGGAAGGCTTGCGTGTCAGATAAAGAACAATTCAATCCATCCAAATGGACCTACCTTAATGAGCGGCCAGTGTGACGGCGGATGCAACAATTTGACCACGACCGGCAGGCCGTAATGCAGCCTGACTGCGTTCTGGGCCATCTCGGCGTCCTGGTGTCGCGATGTGAGGTGACGCAGGGCGCAGATGGCCGGTTCGGTGATATCCTCCCTGTCCCCGGCCCGAAGCACAGTGCGAACCAGAGCCTCGATACCGCCCACCTAACAAGATGAGGAAGAGACGCGTTGAAGGCAAGGTATCGGCAACAATGGAAAAGCACCAAGACATCTCCGCCGTCCGTCTTCACCCTACGAGCGAGTACCAACCTGGCAGACCATCATCTTGTTCTTGTAGTTGTTGCAAGTCAGGTTGGAGAGGATGCCGGCCGCACAGGTCACCACGTTGATGTCGTCGCTACCGAGGAGTTGCACCAGGGTCCCCAATAGACCCTCCATTCCCTCCTGACAGACAAATGGTCCAGTTACCATGACAGGGAATGAGAATTCAAGAAAAGTAGAGCAAACAGCCGTCTTCACCTGTTTAGTGGCAGCGTCCGATAAGTTCCTGAGAGTCCAGAGACAGTTCTGGACCAGTCTCTGGCTTGGGTCTGTCAGGTGGAGTCCCAGAGCCTGCATTCCTCCTGAGTAAAAAGACAACCATGAAAATAAAGTTAAAACTAAATCTATTTATTGTTAGCGTTTCCACAGCCTGCTGGTTGTGAAAACCTTCCTTGTGAGCTCAAGCGTACCAGCTTCTACGATGGCAGGTTTGTTGCTGGAGCACACCGACAGGACTTTGAGGACTCGACTTGTGGTCCACAACAACTTCTCGTAGGTGTAAGTCCTCATGATGTTCACCAGTGCTTGGGGCCCCCCGCTGGCCAGGATTATTAACTAGAAAAAGCACGAGGTTTGGAGTGAGCTCGACACGATCAAAGCACGGCTGAGAAGGACGGACGGgcggccagccggccagccaccTTGCTTTCTTGGTTTCCATAGGCCAAGATTTGGAGGCAATCCGTGGTGATGGCTAGGAACTTGACGTTGGTCTTGTTGAGCAGGGCCACCATTTTCTGAAGCCCACCGGCCAAACGAACCGCCATCTTAGCTCCTTCCTGGTGCAGGAGGAGGTTGTGGAGGGTGGTGATGGCATAGAAGAGGACCGAGTCCACTGGTGAACTGCAAAGCAGAAAAAGGATTATTGGATTACAATCCATCGGGGGGGGAATAGCCTCCGGATTAGAAATTGTTTTCCTCTCACCAGTGACACAAATTGCCAATTAATTTGCCACTTTTGCAGGCCGACATTATTTCCTGCAGTCAATACAGCTGcttctgctttctggaattCTAACAAGTCTCTACTGCACAGCACATCGCCTTGAAAAAACGGAAGCGCGTACAAATCGGCGTCAAAGATGAAAACGCCGACGTTTGAACGAGATCAAGGATTTTTAGCCGGCGACAGCGACCGGCGATTGTTTTGCACCCCGCGTCCGACTCGTTCGAAGACGACACTCAAGCCTACGAGCCATTTTGGCACCCACCCAAGCATTTTGACGAGCGCTGGGATTCCTCCGGACTTGAAGATAGCCAGCAGCCCCTCTCTGTGATGAGAAAGGTTGTGGAGAGTCCCCGCGGTGCAGCGAGCCGTCTCCACGTCGTTTGTGTTCTGCATTGTCCTGACGATGGCTGACACCATCTGAGGGGAGCGCATGATGGCGTGACGGGAAGCTTCTTTTTTCGATAGCTGGTGCACCATCACCGCCGCTTTGTTCACCACAACCTAGGAGTGAAGAGGGATTGGCGATTAGCCACAGCGGAGCGGTAGGGCGCCAGCGCCAACGACCGCCGACGACCTGGTCCTCGTCGTTTAGCAATTTGGTGAGCTCCGGTATGGCTCTGGTCGCCAGCTCGGCGTCGTCCTGGTAGTTGATCAGATTGACCACGGCGTGCTTGAGCATTTGGGAAGGCTCCGCTAGTCTCTGGACATTGGTAGGATTTGCCGTGTCGTATTGCGTGGAAGGAATCTGCATGCCCTCCTCCAGGGTCTCCGGGAACATTGCCGCACGCACTCGCTGGGCACGGGTCATGGCGTATTGACCATCCAGGTCTGCAAGAGATCAGAggccttgcttttttttctcctccccaaATCAAGATTGAAAAGGAGTTCAGCAGTGAGAGCGAGATTCACCTTGGACTTGATCTTGGGAGAAATTCTGGTTGAAGCCCTGCTCCCACTCATACATGACCTGGTTGTTGTCGAGGTCGTCGTCTTCGGGATTTCCTTTGCCGCTGAGGGAGGGGGCTGTGGTGGTGGCCCCGGAATGAATGCCTGAATCCAGGTAGGACTGCTGCTGCCAGTGGCTGACCGCCGCCTTCCGATCCGGCTCCATGGCCATGTCCAGCTCCATCAAATCAGCTGCAAACGGGAAACGCAATTGAAGAAATCAACTGCTACATTATGTGCAAGTGATGGAAGTTTCAACTCACCCTGGGAAGCCATGTTCCTTTCCTCAAAGCACAGCCGTCCGTCACAGCTTCCTGATCTGAAAGAGACGGGGAAAAAAGCATCAGCCTCACTGACCTCTGGCTTCCAACCTCATTGTTAATGATTACACCAAAAACAAGGTCACGCCAACGGAATGCGTCCCGGTCTCTGCCCCAACGAGATGACTACACGGGCGCCGTCTTCACGTCTTGACCTCATTTCGTCCCGTGCAAATTGCAGTTCACATACAAGGAAGGCCCACATTAAGCGCGCCAGCTAGCTCGTACTTATGTGGGGaaggacggaaggaaggaagggtggGAAGTGGCTCACTCGGTGAAAACAAAATAAGccgtgggagagagagaaagggcgGACACATTCCTCGACTGCATTTCAAGTGCACATTTACACTGCAGCCCAACATTTTAGATTGTGATGCTCAATCTTTTTAACAAATCCTCAAAGACGTGCAATAAAGTTGACCTGACCTCAAGAAGTAAATCCCCTGACACGATCAAGTTCCATTCAAAAGTGGCTCAGCAAGAGAGGTGGAATAGCGGCTTCCTTGCGAGCATTCACTCGGCACTTTGAAAGTTGCCACTTTCCGACCGCTGTGGGAAACtgtttcccaaaaaaaaaaaaaaaaggaagaatttGAGATGTTGGCTCACTCAATGTGTCACATGCCTTCCGCATTCAAATTAGGGTTGCCCGATGACACAAATGATGATCATCATTATTTTTGGATAAATGTAATCACCATTGTTCATCATGTCTCTTTGCAGCACGACTTGCTCCTGGTTCTCCTCCTGGACAGCTCAATAAAGCCCTTGATTAGATGTGCAGCAGAAGCAGagcctgcatttttttttacgtttcATTGCGGCAGCCAAAATTAGAAACAATTTGACGCGTGTTGCGGCTCTAATTCAAATTTTATAACACGACTGCGccgtttgttttttcccctcaacGTAATGTCTTTTCTTTAAGACTTCATACATAGACAGGGTCAAACTACACTAACCCCTGCAGCATCTCTCATTTACGCAATTTAATCCCAAATCCAGGTCATATGCTAAAACCAAAGGAGCAAAATGAAAGAGCCCTGTTTGCATCCAAAGGTAGGGCAGTGTTTTGATCCACCATTTGTTGTTCTTCCGACACCAACAAACTTATCCAACACCAGCAGCCACATCAACCAACTCTGATGCATTGCCGAATTCCGCAGCTGCAATACTAAAACAGTCTTCACT from Syngnathus typhle isolate RoL2023-S1 ecotype Sweden linkage group LG10, RoL_Styp_1.0, whole genome shotgun sequence includes these protein-coding regions:
- the ctnnb1 gene encoding catenin beta-1 isoform X3, giving the protein MASQADLMELDMAMEPDRKAAVSHWQQQSYLDSGIHSGATTTAPSLSGKGNPEDDDLDNNQVMYEWEQGFNQNFSQDQVQDLDGQYAMTRAQRVRAAMFPETLEEGMQIPSTQYDTANPTNVQRLAEPSQMLKHAVVNLINYQDDAELATRAIPELTKLLNDEDQVVVNKAAVMVHQLSKKEASRHAIMRSPQMVSAIVRTMQNTNDVETARCTAGTLHNLSHHREGLLAIFKSGGIPALVKMLGSPVDSVLFYAITTLHNLLLHQEGAKMAVRLAGGLQKMVALLNKTNVKFLAITTDCLQILAYGNQESKLIILASGGPQALVNIMRTYTYEKLLWTTSRVLKVLSVCSSNKPAIVEAGGMQALGLHLTDPSQRLVQNCLWTLRNLSDAATKQEGMEGLLGTLVQLLGSDDINVVTCAAGILSNLTCNNYKNKMMVCQVGGIEALVRTVLRAGDREDITEPAICALRHLTSRHQDAEMAQNAVRLHYGLPVVVKLLHPPSHWPLIKATVGLIRNLALCPANHAPLREQGAIPRLVQLLVRAHQDTQRRTSMGGTQQQFVEGVRMEEIVEGCTGALHILARDVHNRIVVRGLNTIPLFVQLLYSPIENIQRVAAGVLCELAQDKEAAEAIEAEGATAPLTELLHSRNEGVATYAAAVLFRMSEDKPQDYKKRLSVELTSSLFRTEPMAWNETAELGLDIGAQGEPLAYRQEAVLCDLDEPAS
- the ctnnb1 gene encoding catenin beta-1 isoform X1, which gives rise to MASQADLMELDMAMEPDRKAAVSHWQQQSYLDSGIHSGATTTAPSLSGKGNPEDDDLDNNQVMYEWEQGFNQNFSQDQVQDLDGQYAMTRAQRVRAAMFPETLEEGMQIPSTQYDTANPTNVQRLAEPSQMLKHAVVNLINYQDDAELATRAIPELTKLLNDEDQVVVNKAAVMVHQLSKKEASRHAIMRSPQMVSAIVRTMQNTNDVETARCTAGTLHNLSHHREGLLAIFKSGGIPALVKMLGSPVDSVLFYAITTLHNLLLHQEGAKMAVRLAGGLQKMVALLNKTNVKFLAITTDCLQILAYGNQESKLIILASGGPQALVNIMRTYTYEKLLWTTSRVLKVLSVCSSNKPAIVEAGGMQALGLHLTDPSQRLVQNCLWTLRNLSDAATKQVKTAVCSTFLEFSFPVMVTGPFVCQEGMEGLLGTLVQLLGSDDINVVTCAAGILSNLTCNNYKNKMMVCQVGGIEALVRTVLRAGDREDITEPAICALRHLTSRHQDAEMAQNAVRLHYGLPVVVKLLHPPSHWPLIKATVGLIRNLALCPANHAPLREQGAIPRLVQLLVRAHQDTQRRTSMGGTQQQFVEGVRMEEIVEGCTGALHILARDVHNRIVVRGLNTIPLFVQLLYSPIENIQRVAAGVLCELAQDKEAAEAIEAEGATAPLTELLHSRNEGVATYAAAVLFRMSEDKPQDYKKRLSVELTSSLFRTEPMAWNETAELGLDIGAQGEPLAYRQEDPSYRSFHSAAYGADSMGMEPMMEHDLGGGHHPGQDYPAVEGLPDLGHSQELIEGLPPGDSNQLAWFDTDL
- the ctnnb1 gene encoding catenin beta-1 isoform X2 translates to MASQADLMELDMAMEPDRKAAVSHWQQQSYLDSGIHSGATTTAPSLSGKGNPEDDDLDNNQVMYEWEQGFNQNFSQDQVQDLDGQYAMTRAQRVRAAMFPETLEEGMQIPSTQYDTANPTNVQRLAEPSQMLKHAVVNLINYQDDAELATRAIPELTKLLNDEDQVVVNKAAVMVHQLSKKEASRHAIMRSPQMVSAIVRTMQNTNDVETARCTAGTLHNLSHHREGLLAIFKSGGIPALVKMLGSPVDSVLFYAITTLHNLLLHQEGAKMAVRLAGGLQKMVALLNKTNVKFLAITTDCLQILAYGNQESKLIILASGGPQALVNIMRTYTYEKLLWTTSRVLKVLSVCSSNKPAIVEAGGMQALGLHLTDPSQRLVQNCLWTLRNLSDAATKQEGMEGLLGTLVQLLGSDDINVVTCAAGILSNLTCNNYKNKMMVCQVGGIEALVRTVLRAGDREDITEPAICALRHLTSRHQDAEMAQNAVRLHYGLPVVVKLLHPPSHWPLIKATVGLIRNLALCPANHAPLREQGAIPRLVQLLVRAHQDTQRRTSMGGTQQQFVEGVRMEEIVEGCTGALHILARDVHNRIVVRGLNTIPLFVQLLYSPIENIQRVAAGVLCELAQDKEAAEAIEAEGATAPLTELLHSRNEGVATYAAAVLFRMSEDKPQDYKKRLSVELTSSLFRTEPMAWNETAELGLDIGAQGEPLAYRQEDPSYRSFHSAAYGADSMGMEPMMEHDLGGGHHPGQDYPAVEGLPDLGHSQELIEGLPPGDSNQLAWFDTDL